One Paenibacillus urinalis DNA segment encodes these proteins:
- a CDS encoding WxL domain-containing protein, which translates to MKKVLASMLVMVIAFPLAASAQEIEKEIAVTGGSLQFAQTRLSFNDITLSSRDNLKSQADSFLRAIDDRGNGAGWAYSVAATDFVTTMDGQEFKLPASIVQFTTTLKNTISGVPIDFTQGGELAQNKVLSSVPSTIVSADVGKGQGAYDFEVNYILSLPKTMTNSEGAEIGVIAGTYKSVFTYTATSGI; encoded by the coding sequence ATGAAGAAAGTCTTGGCAAGTATGCTAGTAATGGTAATAGCTTTCCCTCTAGCAGCTTCTGCACAAGAAATTGAGAAAGAGATTGCAGTCACAGGCGGAAGTCTGCAGTTCGCCCAAACCCGTCTAAGCTTTAACGACATTACTCTCTCATCAAGGGATAATCTAAAATCACAAGCGGATTCGTTCCTTAGAGCAATTGATGATAGAGGCAATGGGGCTGGCTGGGCATATAGTGTCGCAGCTACAGATTTTGTAACTACTATGGACGGCCAGGAATTTAAGCTTCCTGCTAGTATCGTACAATTTACTACCACTCTGAAAAATACCATTTCCGGTGTACCGATTGATTTTACGCAAGGTGGAGAGCTTGCACAGAACAAAGTACTCTCCTCAGTTCCTAGCACCATCGTTTCCGCAGATGTAGGTAAAGGTCAAGGAGCGTATGATTTTGAGGTGAATTACATTCTGAGCTTGCCAAAGACTATGACAAATAGTGAAGGTGCAGAAATCGGGGTTATCGCTGGAACATATAAGTCTGTATTTACATATACAGCGACTTCAGGTATTTAA
- a CDS encoding WxL protein peptidoglycan domain-containing protein, giving the protein MKKSSWMLGILCFFFFMVIGNTHVEAQEDVKFLLSPVKEIEQSTGFYRDTVSGGESKTYDFYLQNLKEEPLEVWVYPADAKPGVNGGKLFSGKDEELASVGSWIQPAEPFKVSLKAKEKKKLSFKVNVPKNIVPGQHVGVVAAEESLDNSERRTPEVNSTHAVMLIEKAQRIGVQIVLENQVEQSKHEMSIDNFKHEYIANGFSQFTVKLTNKGTILERPHGVLQVRDSKGNGIFSESFNNQPSEKSIYAGTTADMVYTVQDKVLLPGEYSAIFEANYSDDKVSRTFNFTITEAEAQKSQDALNYAGILQKTDIWDWVKNNLALVIVIGILILVFIIGFFLLLFLLLKKKKKERDEKSLKSKLASHQFKGTH; this is encoded by the coding sequence GTGAAAAAATCTAGCTGGATGTTAGGAATCTTATGCTTTTTTTTCTTTATGGTTATAGGAAATACTCATGTCGAAGCACAAGAGGATGTTAAGTTCCTTTTGTCTCCAGTTAAAGAGATAGAACAATCTACGGGTTTTTACAGAGATACTGTAAGTGGAGGAGAATCAAAGACCTATGATTTCTATCTACAGAACTTAAAAGAAGAACCGTTAGAAGTCTGGGTTTATCCAGCAGATGCTAAACCAGGTGTTAATGGCGGCAAATTGTTCTCAGGTAAAGATGAGGAATTAGCATCAGTTGGTTCGTGGATACAACCTGCAGAACCCTTTAAAGTATCTCTAAAAGCGAAAGAGAAGAAGAAGTTAAGTTTCAAAGTGAATGTTCCAAAGAATATCGTCCCTGGACAGCATGTAGGAGTAGTGGCCGCAGAGGAGTCTTTAGATAATTCTGAAAGGAGAACACCTGAGGTGAATTCGACTCATGCTGTCATGTTGATTGAGAAGGCTCAAAGAATAGGAGTACAGATCGTTCTTGAAAATCAAGTTGAACAGTCTAAGCACGAAATGAGCATCGACAATTTCAAACATGAGTACATAGCTAACGGTTTTTCTCAATTTACTGTAAAGCTTACTAACAAAGGTACTATTTTAGAAAGGCCTCACGGTGTCCTCCAAGTAAGAGACTCTAAGGGTAATGGTATTTTTAGTGAAAGTTTTAATAATCAACCGTCAGAAAAGTCTATCTATGCGGGTACGACAGCAGATATGGTCTATACGGTACAAGATAAAGTTTTGCTTCCTGGAGAATACTCCGCAATTTTTGAAGCTAATTATAGCGATGACAAAGTAAGTAGAACATTTAACTTTACGATAACCGAAGCGGAAGCACAGAAGTCTCAAGACGCATTGAACTATGCAGGAATATTACAAAAAACAGATATCTGGGATTGGGTAAAAAATAATCTGGCCTTAGTAATTGTAATAGGGATCTTAATTCTTGTATTTATTATTGGTTTCTTCCTCTTGCTTTTCCTCCTGCTTAAGAAGAAAAAGAAAGAAAGAGATGAGAAGTCTCTTAAATCTAAGCTTGCCTCACATCAGTTTAAGGGGACTCACTAG
- a CDS encoding nuclease-related domain-containing protein produces the protein MELQNLITTILIVLSLAIVCFLLFKTLRENKFRHEIKSTGKKPVNTLSHDSPNQIYKNIELFHEDIKVKIEEIRVQDQGVFIIVRKNRSGRIVGSEEDKVWCQYKQTGNNTTEPKTLRNPMAMTRIHTFVLAKNLESIGLPMWVQGIVVFTHPQVELEVSLKRNSNTAVLTTEELDSFIRDYQPRNTINIEQLDKVTNWLNMLTTKEDETLLNTGS, from the coding sequence TTGGAGTTACAAAATTTAATAACAACCATTTTAATTGTATTGTCCCTAGCAATTGTATGTTTCTTGCTATTCAAAACTTTAAGGGAGAATAAATTTCGACATGAAATAAAATCCACAGGAAAAAAACCAGTAAATACTCTTAGTCATGATAGCCCTAACCAGATATACAAAAATATTGAGCTGTTTCATGAGGATATTAAAGTGAAGATCGAGGAAATTCGTGTCCAAGATCAAGGTGTTTTTATCATCGTCAGAAAGAATCGTTCAGGCCGCATTGTGGGATCTGAGGAAGATAAGGTTTGGTGTCAGTACAAGCAGACAGGAAATAACACCACGGAACCCAAGACGCTTAGAAATCCTATGGCAATGACCAGAATACATACTTTTGTGCTTGCCAAGAACCTTGAAAGCATCGGTTTGCCAATGTGGGTACAAGGGATCGTTGTATTTACTCATCCCCAAGTTGAATTAGAGGTAAGTTTAAAAAGAAATTCAAATACAGCTGTGCTAACCACTGAGGAACTGGATAGTTTCATTCGCGATTATCAACCTAGAAACACTATTAATATTGAACAATTAGATAAAGTAACAAATTGGCTCAACATGCTAACTACAAAAGAAGATGAGACGCTGTTAAATACAGGTAGTTAG
- a CDS encoding DUF1294 domain-containing protein, producing MLIFGYFALINTAGLFIMWYDKSQAIIRARRVPEKRLFAIAALGGATGVWMGMYLFRHKTKHLLFKLGIPLLIIMNLILLLILSTKVIFN from the coding sequence ATGCTAATATTCGGCTATTTTGCACTTATTAACACTGCTGGCTTGTTCATCATGTGGTACGACAAGAGTCAGGCAATTATAAGAGCACGGAGAGTTCCAGAAAAGCGATTATTCGCAATCGCGGCCTTGGGTGGGGCAACAGGCGTATGGATGGGGATGTACCTTTTTAGACATAAAACAAAGCACCTTCTTTTTAAGTTAGGTATCCCGTTACTTATTATCATGAATCTCATATTACTCTTAATACTTTCAACGAAAGTCATATTTAACTAA
- a CDS encoding HD-GYP domain-containing protein has product MVNVVNPSPKMNEQALKSYLMIIDALFYCIKLRDEQTANHSVLMAHYSYKLAQIHDPKQSMLYYAGSLIHDLGKIAMGDDILKGNGVLSTKDKACLSEHVQKGIKLIESFELPSVINNIVEYHHERFDGSGYLKGLKGKQIPLSGRIAAISDTFSTIIGGRPYQSPLSAVSAIKIMEEESFLFDAAILRSLIELVEQETEYNQSVSTVKIPWSQLSINPKN; this is encoded by the coding sequence ATGGTTAACGTAGTGAACCCATCGCCTAAGATGAATGAACAGGCTTTAAAGAGCTACTTGATGATCATTGATGCACTTTTCTACTGTATAAAATTGAGAGATGAACAAACCGCTAACCATTCTGTCTTGATGGCTCATTATTCATATAAACTCGCTCAGATCCATGACCCTAAACAATCAATGCTATACTATGCCGGTTCTTTAATTCATGATTTAGGGAAGATCGCCATGGGGGACGATATTTTAAAAGGAAACGGAGTCCTTTCGACCAAGGATAAGGCATGTTTATCTGAACACGTACAAAAGGGAATTAAGCTAATAGAAAGCTTTGAACTCCCATCAGTGATTAATAATATAGTTGAGTACCACCATGAACGCTTTGATGGAAGTGGATACTTAAAAGGATTAAAGGGTAAACAGATCCCCTTAAGTGGACGGATAGCTGCTATAAGCGATACATTTTCCACGATCATTGGAGGCAGGCCATACCAATCTCCATTAAGTGCTGTTAGTGCAATTAAAATAATGGAGGAAGAATCTTTTCTTTTTGATGCTGCCATCCTCCGATCTCTCATCGAACTAGTAGAACAGGAAACCGAGTATAATCAATCTGTTTCTACAGTAAAAATTCCCTGGAGTCAACTTTCCATAAATCCTAAGAATTAA
- a CDS encoding GGDEF domain-containing protein: MSLSQSVIMLPLLYIMWNLTRRMPKRKNSSTNIQLTIIVVVTSVYHILSLFGAFDDQTLRAQILGDVLFICTLFSFYQLSNTVLRWERSVVYLGCGSIGLTGLLIPFPAIQPMLSIVLATAAWYYLAAAMHNKAKSSIILFILSKIVVILGLFIGNSPPLEIIIILLYISSYTVIISYIVDYLIQLIRDTYESSIQDPLTGLYNRKQFTTFVTRSVDKKVDAHLIFLDIDNFKLLNDTFGHKKGDVVLKKVSSILIEELEGVGVGGRYGGEEFVALIIESNLNISELTETIRSRVENEASFDTKEGIYSITVSIGFSTFVEGLSADELIKRADDAMYVAKKTGKNRVVEYGDHEALASRDVSEINPKVGVS; encoded by the coding sequence AGAATGCCTAAACGTAAGAACTCAAGTACCAATATTCAATTGACCATTATTGTAGTTGTAACTAGTGTGTATCATATTTTATCCCTTTTTGGTGCATTTGATGACCAGACATTGAGAGCACAAATCTTAGGTGACGTACTATTCATTTGTACCTTGTTTAGCTTTTACCAGTTATCTAACACGGTACTGCGATGGGAGCGGTCGGTGGTTTATCTAGGATGTGGGTCAATTGGACTAACTGGTCTACTGATTCCGTTTCCTGCGATTCAGCCTATGTTATCAATTGTGTTAGCGACAGCTGCATGGTATTACCTAGCTGCAGCTATGCATAACAAAGCAAAGTCTTCAATTATCTTATTTATACTCTCTAAGATAGTCGTAATCCTTGGTTTGTTTATAGGAAATAGTCCACCTTTAGAGATAATTATCATTCTTCTATATATTTCTTCTTACACAGTAATCATTTCGTATATCGTCGATTACTTGATTCAATTAATTCGTGATACATATGAATCATCTATACAGGATCCCTTAACCGGACTATACAATCGTAAACAGTTCACGACATTTGTCACTAGAAGCGTAGACAAAAAAGTTGATGCACATTTAATTTTTCTAGATATTGATAATTTCAAACTGTTAAATGATACGTTCGGACATAAAAAAGGTGATGTTGTTTTAAAGAAAGTTTCATCAATCCTTATTGAGGAATTAGAAGGAGTAGGTGTTGGAGGAAGATACGGGGGAGAAGAATTCGTCGCTTTAATTATAGAGTCGAATCTGAATATTTCCGAGCTAACAGAAACCATCCGTTCTAGGGTGGAAAATGAGGCATCGTTTGATACGAAAGAGGGGATCTACTCAATCACTGTAAGTATAGGGTTTAGTACATTTGTTGAAGGTCTATCTGCAGACGAATTAATCAAACGAGCTGATGACGCTATGTATGTTGCAAAAAAGACAGGGAAAAACAGAGTAGTCGAATACGGAGATCATGAAGCCTTGGCATCAAGAGATGTCAGTGAAATTAATCCAAAAGTAGGTGTAAGTTAA